A DNA window from Methanobrevibacter sp. contains the following coding sequences:
- the carA gene encoding glutamine-hydrolyzing carbamoyl-phosphate synthase small subunit: MVKIMGNEAKLALEDGTVLKGEAFGYETVTVGELAFSTGMSGYTEALTDPSFKGQILMSTYPLEGNYGVSEDWYQSDKVQVEGFVVREACKKLSNFGTKKTLDDFLKEFKVPGIEDIDTRDLTLKIREKGSLKAALATEEIDDDELVARAQEHKSIVDLDLVPLVSTPEVKTFGDFDKTVAIIDCGVKKNIINCFLENGVGVALFPYNTDYQTILDYGVNGLMVSPGPGNPERLTDTIANVEKLINKFPVFGICMGQHVIAKAFGATTYKMKFGHRGANQPVKDLQSGKVFITSQNHGFAIDPDSLKGTDLELTQINLNDGTPEGFAHKELPLRTIQYHPESGPGPNDTRDLFEEFGKLIKEY, translated from the coding sequence ATGGTGAAAATTATGGGAAATGAAGCAAAATTAGCTTTAGAAGACGGAACTGTTTTAAAAGGTGAAGCCTTCGGTTATGAAACTGTAACTGTAGGTGAGCTTGCTTTCTCAACCGGTATGTCCGGTTATACCGAAGCGCTGACTGACCCTTCCTTTAAAGGACAGATTTTGATGTCCACTTATCCTTTGGAGGGTAACTATGGAGTTAGCGAAGATTGGTATCAATCCGATAAGGTGCAGGTTGAAGGTTTTGTAGTGAGAGAGGCTTGTAAAAAGCTATCCAATTTCGGTACTAAAAAGACTTTGGACGATTTCTTGAAAGAATTCAAGGTCCCTGGAATTGAAGATATCGATACAAGAGACTTGACTTTGAAGATTCGTGAAAAAGGATCCCTTAAGGCAGCACTCGCTACCGAAGAGATTGATGATGATGAGCTTGTGGCACGTGCTCAGGAACATAAAAGCATTGTGGATTTGGACTTGGTTCCTTTAGTGTCCACTCCTGAAGTCAAGACTTTTGGAGACTTTGACAAGACCGTAGCCATTATTGATTGTGGCGTTAAGAAGAATATCATCAACTGTTTCCTTGAAAACGGTGTTGGCGTTGCTTTATTCCCTTACAATACTGATTATCAAACCATCTTGGATTATGGCGTAAATGGACTTATGGTTTCACCTGGTCCTGGAAACCCTGAAAGATTGACTGATACCATTGCAAATGTGGAAAAATTAATCAACAAATTCCCAGTATTCGGTATTTGCATGGGACAGCATGTAATCGCAAAGGCATTCGGTGCAACTACCTATAAAATGAAATTCGGTCACAGGGGAGCAAATCAGCCAGTAAAGGATTTGCAATCTGGAAAAGTGTTCATCACTTCCCAAAATCACGGATTTGCCATTGATCCGGATTCCCTAAAGGGAACCGACTTGGAACTCACTCAAATCAACTTGAATGATGGTACTCCAGAAGGATTTGCACATAAGGAATTGCCTCTTCGAACAATTCAATACCACCCTGAATCCGGACCTGGTCCAAACGATACAAGGGATTTGTTTGAAGAGTTTGGAAAATTGATTAAGGAGTACTAA
- a CDS encoding adhesin — MKKIIPLLLLSLIILSPIFAESADATTVFLTSDNLHEHDADFARLNDIKERIESKTNGDIIVVVDDSASNPGEGTRVMAARCDVAVTIAGACAGNLVDLADYSTKVSKKIIYVNAGTLDLYNINFLRRSYDDNWSHYTFASVKSPGKFLNDAGITLIQPAQQYPDDCYKGIIAYDSDNVNEYIADEIIKSVYAGMDNNKQLDTDLIVYHKLDPKYLAEDSQKIVAGYGMDMQDSYGSYTTQQLLYMSASYISGYGLEVPGEFGAPDNPQEYSSFTKGEYSFNDYYNMADIVVDYMNENGKAPDSINYEGASIGYYDLVYNFALLTQDDTSASNMNFPSEMEFHKYNSDLFHELLPIGIIILGIIVILLIIRSIIKRIKRRIRRRKQRRNRKRRQREIEREMERGRGRRRQGRPPKRLNKQQKRRR; from the coding sequence ATGAAAAAGATTATTCCATTATTGCTTTTATCATTGATAATCTTAAGCCCAATATTTGCTGAAAGTGCAGATGCAACCACTGTATTCCTGACTTCAGACAATCTGCATGAGCATGATGCGGATTTCGCCAGATTAAATGATATCAAGGAAAGAATCGAATCAAAGACCAATGGAGACATCATTGTAGTGGTTGATGATTCGGCTTCAAATCCCGGAGAAGGGACACGGGTAATGGCTGCAAGATGTGATGTGGCAGTTACAATAGCCGGGGCTTGCGCAGGAAACTTAGTTGACCTTGCAGATTACTCCACTAAGGTAAGCAAGAAAATCATCTATGTGAATGCAGGGACACTTGACCTGTACAATATCAATTTCCTTAGAAGATCCTATGATGACAATTGGTCCCATTACACATTTGCATCAGTGAAAAGCCCTGGAAAATTCCTGAATGACGCTGGAATAACCTTAATCCAACCAGCACAGCAATATCCAGACGATTGCTACAAAGGAATAATCGCATATGACAGCGACAATGTGAACGAATACATTGCAGATGAAATCATCAAATCAGTTTATGCTGGAATGGACAACAACAAACAGTTGGATACTGATTTAATAGTCTATCACAAACTAGACCCTAAATACTTGGCGGAAGATTCCCAGAAAATCGTTGCCGGATACGGAATGGATATGCAGGATTCATACGGTTCCTACACTACACAGCAATTATTGTATATGAGCGCCTCATACATAAGCGGATACGGCTTGGAAGTTCCTGGAGAATTTGGAGCGCCGGACAATCCTCAAGAATATTCAAGCTTCACCAAAGGAGAATATTCATTCAATGACTATTACAATATGGCGGATATTGTTGTAGACTATATGAATGAGAATGGAAAGGCACCTGATTCCATCAATTATGAAGGTGCAAGCATAGGATATTACGATCTGGTCTATAATTTTGCACTGCTTACACAGGATGACACAAGTGCAAGCAATATGAATTTCCCATCTGAAATGGAATTCCACAAATACAACAGCGACCTATTCCATGAGCTATTGCCAATAGGAATCATAATCCTTGGAATAATCGTAATCTTATTAATAATCAGAAGCATAATAAAAAGAATAAAAAGAAGGATTAGAAGAAGAAAACAAAGAAGAAACAGGAAAAGAAGGCAAAGAGAAATTGAAAGAGAGATGGAAAGAGGAAGAGGCAGAAGAAGACAAGGCAGGCCTCCTAAGAGATTGAACAAACAGCAAAAAAGACGCAGATAA
- the rimI gene encoding ribosomal protein S18-alanine N-acetyltransferase yields MFIREFVPSDLGRVYQIEVESFSTPYDINILHQLYEIGTGFLVAVEDGEIVGYIIFWVKEEGLGHIIALAVDRKFRRQHIATRLLMMAISIFKNIEIHRITLEVKSHNDAAVRFYQKFGFEIDRKVPNYYEDGSDAYVMLFNTGKISN; encoded by the coding sequence ATGTTTATTCGTGAATTTGTCCCTTCCGATTTGGGAAGGGTCTATCAGATTGAAGTGGAGTCCTTTTCCACACCTTATGATATAAATATCCTTCACCAATTATATGAAATAGGAACCGGATTTCTTGTAGCTGTTGAAGATGGTGAAATCGTAGGATATATTATCTTTTGGGTAAAAGAAGAGGGTTTAGGGCATATAATCGCTCTTGCAGTCGATAGGAAATTCCGCCGTCAGCATATAGCTACCCGATTGCTTATGATGGCCATAAGCATATTCAAGAATATTGAAATTCATAGGATCACTTTAGAGGTAAAGTCACATAATGATGCTGCAGTCAGATTTTATCAGAAATTCGGATTTGAGATTGATAGGAAGGTCCCTAATTATTATGAGGATGGATCCGATGCTTATGTCATGTTATTCAACACAGGTAAAATAAGTAATTAA
- a CDS encoding zinc ribbon domain-containing protein, which translates to MNQFCPKCGAKLYDINAKFCSQCGANLTEKKEINPNDLPEDRIDLREGMTNRNTGMWKTTKWGRRKKKPVNWDMEK; encoded by the coding sequence ATGAACCAATTTTGTCCGAAATGTGGGGCAAAGCTTTATGATATCAATGCTAAGTTTTGCAGCCAATGCGGCGCTAATTTAACTGAAAAAAAGGAAATAAATCCAAATGACTTGCCTGAAGATAGAATAGACTTAAGGGAAGGCATGACCAATAGGAACACTGGAATGTGGAAAACAACCAAATGGGGAAGACGAAAGAAAAAACCAGTGAATTGGGATATGGAAAAATAA
- the rpsJ gene encoding 30S ribosomal protein S10 codes for MNQARIKLTGTDPEKINYVCDQLKKISERTGVDISGPIPLPTKKLVVPTRKSPDGEGKATWEKWELRIHKRLIGIGADERAMRQIMKVSVPDNVSIEIELK; via the coding sequence ATGAATCAAGCTAGAATTAAACTTACAGGTACCGATCCTGAAAAAATCAATTATGTCTGTGACCAGTTAAAGAAGATTTCCGAAAGAACTGGTGTAGATATTTCTGGCCCTATTCCATTACCTACTAAAAAATTAGTCGTACCAACTAGAAAATCTCCAGACGGAGAAGGAAAAGCTACTTGGGAAAAATGGGAACTTCGTATCCACAAACGTTTAATTGGAATTGGCGCTGATGAAAGAGCTATGAGACAAATTATGAAAGTAAGCGTTCCTGATAACGTAAGTATTGAAATTGAACTTAAATAA
- a CDS encoding UPF0146 family protein, with the protein MWNDLEEYILKLAIENSEKTGKKTKIVEIGAGKFQTISNNLSKDEKIDVIMTDIDPANENIIRDDVFNPNMDTYKDADILFSIRPPAELQEAIMKIRDEVDATLIIKPLFNEDLNMKTKKMKLKNYNRASFYIYEK; encoded by the coding sequence ATGTGGAATGATCTAGAGGAATATATTCTCAAATTAGCTATTGAAAACAGCGAGAAAACTGGAAAGAAAACTAAAATAGTTGAAATTGGAGCGGGAAAGTTCCAAACAATCTCCAATAATTTAAGCAAGGATGAAAAGATTGACGTCATAATGACAGACATTGACCCTGCAAATGAGAATATCATTAGGGATGATGTCTTTAATCCGAATATGGATACCTATAAGGATGCAGACATACTGTTTTCAATCAGGCCTCCTGCAGAATTGCAGGAAGCAATCATGAAAATAAGGGATGAAGTTGATGCAACATTAATCATCAAGCCTTTATTCAATGAGGATTTGAATATGAAAACCAAAAAAATGAAACTGAAGAACTACAATCGGGCTTCATTCTACATTTACGAAAAATAA
- a CDS encoding cation-transporting P-type ATPase, whose product MEEILKQYSTQKEGLNSAEANARLEKYGLNKLKEQKRDSPLKLFFSQFLDVLIFMLIIAAIASYMIGNHLDAFVIVVVVIINSIIGFIQEYRAENAMEKLKSLVHTDAHVKRDNALKRIPSERLAIGDIVILEEGDKVPADLILIESYDLGVDESSLTGESTLVKKDTNYENIKDFSEKIKDIQKYSKEENIQSKLLSMNSNVIFGKGTGVVIATGMETSIGRIAKMIQEDAEETPLTIKVGKLGKKIGIISIIICIFVFFINFFQATDILESFMTAVSLAVAAIPEGLPAVLTLTLALGMQKMAKSNAIVKRLSSVETLGSCTYICTDKTGTLTENKMSVRKDFLTNQEYSTLIAGLCNGVRYEDDELIGNPTDLASHYFAMDNGFKSLISNRNLEKEYEIPFDSNRKRMTVIYSEKDEDELNKNYYILTKGAPELILDMSEKIDFYGHENHFDSYTKKDIQTEIDRMANSSLRVIALAYKRINKEEYENILELDNREFENEDSQTHKTYSQNKHHGETFEKDLVFTGLLGIMDPPRAEVSEAITDCQNAGINVVMITGDHKDTATAIAKELGILPKLFSNEDNQKHKKVLTGQELEDLSDEEYNEIAKDIRVYARVYPEQKRRIIEVLQNHGEIVSMTGDGVNDAPALKKASIGVAMGSGTDMTKESADMIIRDDNFATIVSSIKEGRTIFDNIKRFLKFQLSTNIGAILTITIGSLLPIPTPFTPIQLLWINIIMDGPPAQSLGLEGPEEDIMRRPPEKGELIDRKTLIKITISGIVMTIGTLGLFIFELMNGGADVKTKAITVAFTVFVLYQLFNALNYRSSSKLRNTMLWLSLIGSFVLQVLVIYVPFLQTIFKTCAIGVFDWILIIIVSAMILVTDKIANRIVDGQF is encoded by the coding sequence ATAGAAGAAATATTGAAACAGTACTCCACTCAAAAGGAAGGGCTTAATAGTGCTGAGGCCAATGCTCGATTGGAAAAGTATGGCCTGAACAAGCTTAAAGAGCAAAAGAGGGATAGTCCTTTAAAGTTATTCTTTTCACAATTTTTAGATGTTTTAATATTCATGCTTATTATTGCAGCTATAGCAAGCTATATGATTGGAAATCATCTGGATGCATTCGTTATAGTTGTGGTTGTCATAATCAACTCAATAATCGGTTTTATCCAAGAGTATCGTGCTGAAAACGCTATGGAAAAGCTTAAAAGCCTGGTCCATACAGATGCGCATGTCAAAAGGGACAACGCCCTTAAAAGGATTCCAAGTGAAAGGCTTGCAATTGGAGACATTGTAATCCTTGAAGAGGGAGATAAAGTCCCTGCTGATCTGATTTTAATAGAATCCTATGACTTGGGAGTGGATGAGTCCTCATTGACCGGGGAATCCACTTTAGTTAAAAAGGACACAAATTATGAAAACATCAAAGACTTTTCTGAAAAAATTAAGGATATTCAAAAATATTCTAAAGAGGAAAACATTCAAAGCAAACTCCTATCCATGAATTCCAATGTGATTTTCGGAAAAGGAACAGGAGTTGTAATAGCTACTGGAATGGAAACAAGCATAGGCAGAATAGCTAAAATGATTCAGGAAGATGCTGAAGAGACTCCTTTAACAATTAAAGTGGGAAAATTAGGCAAGAAGATTGGAATAATTTCCATCATCATTTGTATTTTCGTATTCTTTATAAACTTCTTCCAAGCTACAGATATTCTTGAAAGCTTTATGACTGCAGTTTCACTGGCTGTTGCAGCTATTCCTGAAGGGCTTCCTGCAGTTCTGACATTGACTTTGGCATTAGGAATGCAAAAGATGGCAAAATCCAATGCAATCGTTAAAAGATTGTCTTCTGTAGAAACTTTAGGATCTTGTACTTACATCTGCACAGACAAAACAGGTACCTTAACCGAAAATAAGATGAGTGTGAGAAAAGATTTTCTAACCAATCAAGAATATTCCACATTAATTGCAGGTCTTTGTAATGGAGTAAGATACGAAGATGATGAATTGATAGGCAATCCTACCGATTTGGCATCACATTACTTTGCAATGGATAACGGTTTTAAAAGCCTCATATCAAATAGAAATCTCGAAAAGGAATATGAAATACCTTTTGACAGCAACAGGAAGCGAATGACAGTTATCTACAGTGAGAAAGATGAAGATGAATTAAATAAAAACTATTACATTCTAACAAAAGGTGCACCTGAATTAATCTTGGACATGTCAGAAAAAATTGACTTTTATGGCCATGAAAACCATTTTGACAGCTACACCAAAAAGGATATTCAAACTGAAATCGATAGAATGGCAAATTCCTCATTAAGGGTTATAGCTCTTGCCTACAAGAGAATAAATAAAGAGGAATATGAGAACATTCTAGAATTGGACAATAGGGAATTTGAGAATGAAGATTCCCAAACACATAAAACATATTCACAAAACAAGCACCATGGGGAAACCTTTGAAAAGGATTTGGTATTTACTGGACTTCTTGGAATAATGGATCCTCCAAGAGCTGAAGTATCTGAAGCTATAACAGACTGTCAAAATGCAGGAATCAATGTGGTCATGATTACAGGAGACCATAAGGATACTGCAACTGCAATAGCTAAGGAATTAGGCATTCTCCCTAAACTCTTTAGCAATGAAGATAATCAGAAACATAAAAAGGTCCTAACAGGCCAGGAACTGGAAGACTTAAGTGATGAGGAATACAATGAAATTGCAAAGGACATTAGAGTCTATGCAAGAGTATATCCAGAACAGAAAAGAAGAATCATTGAAGTTCTTCAAAACCATGGTGAAATCGTATCAATGACCGGTGATGGTGTAAACGATGCGCCAGCACTTAAAAAGGCTTCCATAGGAGTGGCTATGGGCAGCGGCACAGATATGACTAAGGAATCTGCAGACATGATCATAAGAGATGACAACTTTGCCACAATAGTCTCTTCAATCAAGGAAGGCAGAACCATCTTTGATAACATAAAGAGATTCCTGAAATTCCAATTGTCAACAAACATCGGTGCAATACTGACCATTACAATAGGATCATTGCTCCCCATACCAACTCCATTCACTCCAATCCAACTTTTATGGATCAATATTATCATGGATGGACCTCCGGCACAATCCTTAGGATTAGAAGGTCCTGAAGAGGACATAATGAGAAGGCCTCCTGAAAAAGGGGAATTGATTGACAGGAAAACTCTAATAAAAATAACAATATCCGGAATTGTCATGACAATAGGTACCTTAGGACTGTTCATATTTGAATTGATGAATGGTGGAGCGGATGTGAAGACCAAAGCGATTACCGTTGCATTTACAGTATTCGTACTGTATCAGCTGTTCAATGCATTGAATTACAGGTCAAGCTCAAAACTTAGAAACACCATGCTTTGGCTGTCCCTTATCGGATCATTCGTATTGCAGGTTCTTGTTATCTATGTTCCATTCCTGCAGACAATCTTCAAGACCTGTGCTATCGGAGTCTTCGATTGGATCTTGATAATCATTGTTTCTGCAATGATCTTAGTTACAGATAAGATTGCCAATAGAATTGTAGACGGTCAGTTTTAA
- the tuf gene encoding translation elongation factor EF-1 subunit alpha: MAKEKEHLNLAFIGHVDHGKSTLVGHLLLKAGAIAEQQLDEGEDKFRFVMDKLGEERERGVTIDLAHQKFSTNKYDYTVVDCPGHRDFVKNMITGASQADAAVLVVAANDGVMPQTKEHMFLSMTLGIKQLIIAINKMDMVDYSEDRYNEVKDEVSDLLRSIGRDPAATPFIPMSAFEGDNIKELSDNMSWYKGSPLMDELDKLVPPEKPVDLPLRIPIQDVYSITGVGTVPVGRVETGIMKQGDNVIFEPAGVSGEVKSIEMHHETFPEAEPGDNIGFNVRGVGKNDIRRGDVAGHATDAPTVAKEFTAQVVVLQHPGVITVGYTPVFHCHTSQTACTFLDLTSKLDPATGQPEATKPDFIKTGDAAIVQIKPTKPMVMEEAANIPPMGRFAIRDMGQTVAAGLCLKVTDKK, encoded by the coding sequence ATGGCAAAAGAAAAAGAACATTTAAATTTAGCATTTATTGGACACGTTGACCACGGTAAATCCACTTTAGTAGGACACTTATTATTAAAAGCTGGTGCAATCGCTGAACAACAATTAGATGAAGGTGAAGACAAATTCAGATTTGTTATGGACAAATTAGGAGAAGAAAGAGAAAGAGGAGTAACCATTGACTTAGCTCACCAAAAATTCTCCACCAACAAATACGACTACACTGTAGTAGACTGTCCTGGACACAGAGACTTCGTTAAAAACATGATTACTGGTGCATCCCAAGCTGACGCAGCTGTATTAGTAGTAGCTGCTAACGACGGTGTAATGCCACAAACCAAAGAACACATGTTCTTATCCATGACTTTAGGTATCAAACAATTAATCATCGCAATCAACAAAATGGATATGGTTGATTACAGCGAAGACAGATACAACGAAGTAAAAGACGAAGTATCCGACTTACTCAGATCCATCGGTAGAGACCCTGCAGCAACTCCTTTCATCCCTATGTCTGCATTTGAAGGAGACAACATCAAAGAATTATCTGACAACATGTCATGGTACAAAGGTAGTCCATTAATGGATGAATTAGACAAATTAGTACCACCTGAAAAACCTGTAGACTTACCATTAAGAATTCCTATTCAAGACGTATACTCCATCACTGGTGTAGGTACCGTACCTGTAGGAAGAGTAGAAACTGGTATCATGAAACAAGGAGACAACGTTATCTTTGAACCTGCTGGAGTTTCCGGTGAAGTAAAATCTATCGAAATGCACCACGAAACTTTCCCTGAAGCTGAACCTGGTGACAACATCGGTTTCAACGTAAGAGGTGTAGGTAAAAACGATATCAGAAGAGGAGACGTAGCTGGACATGCTACTGATGCTCCAACCGTAGCTAAAGAATTTACTGCACAAGTTGTTGTATTACAACACCCTGGTGTAATCACCGTTGGATACACCCCTGTATTCCACTGTCACACCTCACAAACTGCATGTACTTTCTTAGACTTAACTTCCAAACTCGACCCTGCTACCGGTCAACCTGAAGCAACCAAACCTGACTTCATTAAAACTGGTGACGCAGCTATTGTACAAATTAAACCAACTAAACCTATGGTTATGGAAGAAGCTGCAAACATCCCTCCAATGGGAAGATTCGCTATCAGAGATATGGGTCAAACCGTAGCAGCTGGTTTATGTCTTAAAGTAACTGACAAAAAATAA